The following DNA comes from Fervidobacterium thailandense.
GACTTTTGAGGAGTTAGAAGATATTGAAGAGCTTGATGCAAATGCTTTTGTTGGTCTGTTGGTTCCAAGAAGATCCATTGAGATAGCAGGAACACCGGACGGTAGCTTTTTCATCTATGGAGATGACACAGAATATACTTTACGGTTATCAAGAAAGTTTAAACTGAAGATTTACTTGGTAAAAAAATCTGTAATTTATCACCAAGACACACCCCAAGTTAACGGTTCAGTACCTCCTCAGCAGCTTTGGAAATACTATTACCAGGTGAGAAATAAGTATTTGATGCTGGAATCGTTTGGAAAAAATCGTATGTTGAAGGAATACTCGAAACTGCTTTTCACTCTGAGTCAAGTTAAGTCCTTGATAGCTTGCTTGATAAAAACAGAGTATAGAGGCTATCGAAGGCTAAGATTCGCTATTATATTGAAAGGTATTTTACACGGTTTATTGCGCTACAAGGGAAAGACCTTATCTCCTGAGAACTTCAAAATTAAAGGCAACTAGCATCTGAGGAGTGTTCAAATATGCTCAAGGCTATGGTAGTTGTAGGTGCTGGTCTTTCTGGTGCTACTGCGGCTCGGATCTTGGCCGAAGCGGGTTACAAAGTCCTAGTCATCGAACGTCTCAAACATGTTGCTGGCCATTGTTACGATTACAAACACGAAACGGGAATCACTGTTCATTCGTACGGTCCGCACATATTCCACACAAACAACAAAGAAGTGTGGGATTTTGTAAATAGGTTTTCACCTTTCGTTTACTACCAACACAGGGTTTTAAGCTACGTTGACGGAAGGCTCATCCCGTTCCCAATCAACCGCGATACCATTGCTCAACTTTTCGGCATCGAGCTATCAACGTACGAAGTGGAAGAATTCCTGGAGAAGGAGGTTAAGAAGTCACGCTACAACGATCCACCGAAGAATTTTAGGGACGTTGTGGTTTCGCAAGTTGGTGAGAGATTGTACGAAGCTTTTTTCAAGAACTACACGATCAAGCAATGGGGAAGGGATCCGGAAGAATTGTCACCTGAAGTGGCTCGTAGGATCCCAGTGAGGACAAACAGGGATGACAGGTACTTTTCCGATAAGTACCAGGGAATCCCAAAGTATGGCTACACGAAAATGGTTGAAAGAATGTTGGAACATGAAAACATATCGTTATTGCTGGGAGTAGACTATTTTGAGGTAAGGGACCTCTTTAAACCTAAGTTGACGGTTTACACAGGGGAGCTGGATAGATTCTTTGATTACGTACACGGAGAGCTGGAGTATAGGTCTTTGAGGTTGGAATTAGTGGAGATGGACCAGGAGT
Coding sequences within:
- the glf gene encoding UDP-galactopyranose mutase, encoding MLKAMVVVGAGLSGATAARILAEAGYKVLVIERLKHVAGHCYDYKHETGITVHSYGPHIFHTNNKEVWDFVNRFSPFVYYQHRVLSYVDGRLIPFPINRDTIAQLFGIELSTYEVEEFLEKEVKKSRYNDPPKNFRDVVVSQVGERLYEAFFKNYTIKQWGRDPEELSPEVARRIPVRTNRDDRYFSDKYQGIPKYGYTKMVERMLEHENISLLLGVDYFEVRDLFKPKLTVYTGELDRFFDYVHGELEYRSLRLELVEMDQEYYQPVAVVNYPNDYDWTRITEYKYFLNEKSSRTVVHFEYPLAKGEPYYIVMTRENMERREKYMKEVEKLEKTGEYLFIGRLAEYKYYNMDQVIEAAMEKIKERLK